In Roseiconus lacunae, a genomic segment contains:
- a CDS encoding DUF1501 domain-containing protein — translation MDLTHPDFVTRRQFFTTGRNLLGSAAMMSLLGNTLGTGPALAEANPLQGRPGAVPTHFPPKAKRVIYLHMVGGPSQMDLFDYKPQMNDWYDKDLPESIRNGQRLTTMTSGQSRFPISPSKYSFTRAGECGMWINQELLPNLAKKADEICWMRSLNTEAINHEPAIAAMQTGNQVTGRPCLGSWASYGLGSMNENLPAFVVLVAIPSNREQEQAISARLWHSGYLPGEHAGVSFRSSGDPILYINNPPGVPDHLRKRSIEQLNELNRLSLQQSHDPNTATRIQQYEMAYRMQASVPELTDLASESKHTFELYGEEAKKPGTFANTALMARRLAERGVRFIQVYHNNWDHHGNLAGRLPSQCKDVDRPCYALLEDLKQRGMLDDTLVIWGGEFGRTIYTQGRLSRDNYGRDHHPRCFTMWMAGGGAKGGTIYGETDEFSYNIVKDPVHIRDFHATVLELLGFDHERFTYRFQGLDQKLTGVEPAHVIKSLIA, via the coding sequence ATGGACCTCACTCACCCTGATTTTGTCACCCGCCGACAATTCTTTACGACCGGCCGCAATCTGCTCGGTAGCGCCGCGATGATGTCGCTTCTGGGAAATACGCTGGGCACCGGACCGGCGTTAGCCGAAGCCAATCCGCTCCAAGGACGCCCCGGGGCAGTGCCGACGCATTTTCCGCCCAAAGCCAAGCGGGTGATTTATCTGCATATGGTAGGCGGACCGTCGCAGATGGATTTGTTTGATTACAAACCCCAAATGAATGATTGGTACGACAAAGACCTACCAGAATCGATTCGTAACGGCCAACGCCTAACGACGATGACCAGTGGGCAATCACGGTTCCCCATCTCGCCGTCAAAGTACAGCTTTACACGGGCGGGCGAATGCGGCATGTGGATCAATCAAGAACTGCTGCCAAATCTTGCCAAAAAAGCTGACGAGATCTGCTGGATGCGATCTCTGAACACCGAAGCGATCAATCACGAACCGGCGATCGCGGCGATGCAAACCGGAAACCAAGTGACCGGACGGCCTTGCTTGGGATCGTGGGCATCGTATGGCCTGGGTTCGATGAACGAAAACCTTCCCGCATTCGTCGTCCTTGTCGCAATCCCGAGTAATCGAGAACAAGAGCAAGCAATCTCGGCCCGCTTGTGGCATTCAGGATATTTGCCCGGAGAACACGCTGGTGTGTCGTTCCGAAGTTCCGGCGACCCAATTCTTTACATCAATAATCCACCCGGCGTGCCCGATCACCTGCGGAAACGATCGATCGAGCAGCTGAACGAACTTAACCGCCTGAGTCTTCAGCAATCACACGACCCCAACACTGCGACGCGAATCCAACAGTACGAAATGGCTTACCGGATGCAAGCGAGCGTCCCAGAATTGACGGACTTGGCCAGTGAATCGAAGCACACGTTTGAGCTGTATGGTGAAGAAGCTAAAAAGCCGGGAACGTTTGCCAATACGGCGCTGATGGCTCGTCGACTTGCCGAACGCGGCGTGCGATTCATCCAGGTGTATCACAACAACTGGGACCACCACGGCAATTTGGCGGGCCGATTGCCCAGTCAGTGCAAAGACGTCGATCGTCCCTGCTATGCACTCCTGGAAGATCTCAAACAACGCGGAATGTTAGATGACACCTTGGTAATTTGGGGCGGCGAATTCGGACGCACGATCTACACCCAAGGTCGCTTGTCACGTGACAACTATGGACGCGACCATCACCCTCGCTGTTTCACGATGTGGATGGCCGGAGGTGGTGCCAAAGGTGGAACGATCTACGGCGAGACAGATGAATTCAGTTACAACATCGTGAAAGATCCCGTCCACATCCGTGACTTTCATGCGACGGTACTGGAACTGCTCGGGTTTGACCACGAACGATTTACCTATCGATTCCAAGGGCTCGATCAAAAGCTGACCGGTGTGGAACCGGCCCATGTGATCAAATCCCTCATCGCTTAG
- a CDS encoding NHL repeat-containing protein encodes MEARLMRMLCLLWLAIAAQANCAADWTVFAGTGSEDSPSADSPMPADQAAMRNVYGIEVTADAIFFSTVNDHSIWKCDHNGMSLVRYAGTGQAGYGGDGGPALKATFNKPHEIRADASGNLFVADTFNHCVRRIDGQTGVVTTIAGNGTAGFSGDGGPAVSAQFDQPHSIVLDGTGVLVADTRNHRLRRVDLATGNVQTIGGNGKRQLPTENADVANVSLFGPRSLAIDEDAIWLVLREGNSVWRIDRDTGKINRIAGTGKNGHDGDGADPLRATFRGPKGIAVDSQGNLLIVDTENHAMRYVDRTADEIRTLPVGSKMKRPHGTAVLSVDGQPDRFLVSDSENHRVLISPLP; translated from the coding sequence GTGGAAGCAAGATTAATGCGGATGCTTTGTTTGCTTTGGCTCGCCATCGCGGCGCAAGCCAACTGTGCTGCTGACTGGACGGTGTTTGCGGGAACCGGATCGGAAGACTCGCCGTCGGCTGATTCTCCGATGCCTGCCGATCAAGCCGCGATGCGGAACGTCTATGGGATCGAGGTCACTGCCGATGCCATTTTCTTTAGTACCGTCAACGACCATTCGATTTGGAAGTGCGATCACAACGGAATGTCACTGGTGCGTTACGCCGGAACTGGTCAAGCAGGATATGGGGGCGACGGAGGGCCGGCGCTCAAAGCAACGTTCAATAAGCCTCACGAAATCCGCGCCGATGCCAGTGGGAATCTGTTTGTCGCTGATACGTTTAATCATTGCGTTCGTCGAATCGACGGGCAAACCGGCGTCGTGACCACGATTGCTGGAAACGGCACCGCAGGTTTTTCCGGTGATGGTGGGCCGGCAGTCAGCGCCCAATTTGACCAGCCACACAGTATTGTGCTCGATGGGACGGGCGTTCTCGTTGCCGACACCCGCAACCATCGCTTGCGTCGCGTCGATTTGGCAACGGGGAACGTTCAAACCATCGGCGGAAACGGCAAGCGTCAACTGCCGACCGAAAACGCGGATGTGGCAAACGTTTCTTTATTTGGACCGCGTTCGCTGGCAATTGATGAAGACGCGATTTGGTTAGTCTTGCGGGAAGGCAACAGCGTGTGGCGAATCGATCGCGACACCGGAAAGATCAATCGAATTGCTGGGACGGGTAAGAATGGGCACGATGGTGACGGTGCTGATCCCTTGCGTGCGACATTCCGTGGTCCCAAGGGCATCGCAGTCGATTCACAAGGCAATCTGCTGATCGTCGACACCGAGAATCATGCGATGCGATATGTCGACCGAACCGCTGACGAAATCCGCACGCTGCCGGTGGGATCGAAAATGAAGCGTCCTCACGGGACGGCAGTCCTGTCAGTTGACGGTCAACCAGACCGATTTCTTGTTTCCGATTCGGAAAATCATCGCGTCTTGATTTCGCCGCTGCCCTAG
- a CDS encoding bifunctional SulP family inorganic anion transporter/carbonic anhydrase has protein sequence MSSEKDGTGATLPKPFGPGTLVPDIRGGLVVFLVALPLCLGIALASGATGEPGALPLMSGLIAGIVGGLVVGSISGSHTSVSGPAAGLTAIVIAQVENCGSVEAFLLAVVLAGVLQIAMGICKAGALSAFFPSSVIKGLLAAIGVILILKQIPHVLGHDSDPEGEMSFAQPDHENTFSELVSMVDDFHIGAAAVGLLAIGLLVLWQKFDVLRKSIVPGPLAAVLFGVSLHLFFLSLGGNWAIGPEHLVQIPVAESAADLSTFLTFPDIGAFLNPAIYVAAVTIAIVASLETLLNLEAVDKLDPLRRNSPPNRELVAQGAGNIVSGMLGGLPVTSVIVRGSVNVNIGAKTKVSTIVHGILLVLSVVFIPQYLNMIPLSALAAILLVTGFKLASPALFKQMYREGRYQFLPFFITLVAIVFTDLLIGILIGLLVSALFILNSNLRRPLRRVVESHLDGEVTYVELSPQVSFLNRGALDKLFSEAKPNSNLLIDATHSDYIDPDILSMIREFKDTTAPARGIKVSLRGFRDKYKLRDEVLFADYATRELKERITPDQVLMMLREGNARFHTGQRLSRDLGRQINATRLGQNPFAAVLSCIDSRVPVELILDQGIGDVFSIRVAGNIVGTKTLASLEYAVAVSGVKLVLVLGHTQCGAVTSSIEFVGRGDDVAEVTGCSHLGAIVNEVAASVSPEECQRAADLPESERELFIDEVVKRNVLLTAEQILHRSDAIAAAVVDGRVRVVGAVYDIASGKIDFFEDESWSPEKVSG, from the coding sequence GTGAGCAGCGAGAAAGACGGAACTGGGGCAACATTGCCGAAACCTTTCGGGCCGGGAACGCTAGTCCCCGATATCCGCGGTGGGTTGGTCGTCTTCCTTGTCGCGTTACCGCTTTGCTTAGGAATTGCGTTGGCATCGGGGGCGACCGGTGAGCCTGGTGCGTTGCCGCTGATGAGCGGTTTGATCGCTGGGATCGTTGGTGGACTAGTTGTCGGTTCGATCAGCGGTTCGCACACGAGTGTCAGCGGTCCGGCTGCAGGATTGACGGCGATCGTCATCGCCCAAGTTGAAAACTGTGGTTCGGTCGAAGCCTTCTTGCTCGCAGTCGTTTTGGCTGGGGTGTTGCAGATCGCAATGGGGATTTGCAAAGCCGGCGCCCTCTCTGCGTTTTTTCCCTCCAGTGTGATCAAGGGACTGCTCGCCGCGATCGGCGTGATTCTGATTTTGAAACAGATCCCTCACGTCCTGGGGCACGATAGTGACCCGGAAGGGGAAATGTCCTTTGCCCAGCCGGATCACGAGAATACGTTCAGCGAATTGGTTTCGATGGTGGACGACTTTCACATCGGTGCCGCTGCGGTAGGTTTATTGGCGATCGGTCTACTGGTGTTATGGCAAAAGTTCGATGTCCTGCGGAAGTCCATCGTTCCCGGCCCATTGGCAGCGGTGCTATTCGGCGTATCGTTGCACTTGTTTTTCCTATCGCTCGGTGGAAACTGGGCGATCGGCCCCGAGCACTTAGTCCAAATACCGGTGGCGGAATCGGCGGCCGATCTTTCGACGTTCCTTACATTTCCAGACATCGGCGCGTTCTTGAATCCAGCGATTTACGTTGCGGCGGTTACGATCGCCATCGTCGCGTCTCTCGAAACGCTGCTCAATCTGGAAGCCGTCGATAAGCTGGATCCGTTGCGACGCAATTCACCGCCTAACCGTGAACTAGTCGCCCAGGGCGCGGGCAATATCGTCTCGGGAATGCTGGGTGGATTGCCGGTGACGAGCGTGATCGTGCGTGGCAGCGTGAACGTCAACATCGGTGCCAAGACGAAGGTCAGCACGATCGTGCATGGGATTCTCTTGGTCCTCAGTGTTGTATTCATCCCGCAGTACTTGAACATGATCCCGCTCTCGGCTTTGGCCGCGATCCTGCTGGTCACGGGATTCAAGTTAGCCAGCCCCGCGCTGTTCAAGCAGATGTATCGCGAAGGACGCTATCAGTTCTTGCCGTTCTTTATCACATTAGTCGCGATTGTGTTCACTGACTTGCTGATCGGAATCTTGATCGGCCTGCTTGTCAGTGCACTGTTTATTTTAAATAGCAACCTACGACGACCGCTTCGCCGCGTAGTCGAATCACACCTTGACGGTGAAGTGACCTACGTCGAACTGTCACCGCAGGTCAGTTTTTTAAATCGTGGGGCACTCGATAAACTGTTCTCCGAGGCCAAGCCGAACAGCAACTTACTGATCGACGCGACACATTCGGATTACATCGATCCGGATATTTTGAGCATGATTCGGGAGTTCAAAGACACCACCGCGCCGGCGCGTGGTATTAAAGTTTCGCTCCGTGGCTTTCGTGATAAATACAAGTTGCGTGACGAAGTCTTGTTCGCCGACTACGCGACGCGGGAACTGAAGGAACGGATCACGCCGGATCAAGTGCTAATGATGCTGCGCGAAGGCAACGCGCGATTTCATACCGGTCAGCGTTTGTCGCGTGATCTGGGACGACAAATCAACGCGACACGTCTGGGCCAAAACCCCTTTGCCGCGGTGCTTAGTTGCATCGATTCTCGTGTCCCCGTCGAATTGATTCTCGACCAAGGCATCGGGGATGTGTTCAGTATTCGAGTCGCGGGGAACATCGTCGGAACTAAGACCCTGGCCAGTTTGGAATACGCCGTCGCTGTCAGTGGGGTCAAATTGGTATTGGTCCTGGGCCACACGCAATGCGGTGCCGTCACCAGCAGTATCGAGTTTGTGGGTCGCGGTGACGATGTGGCCGAGGTGACCGGATGTAGCCACCTGGGGGCGATTGTCAACGAAGTTGCGGCGAGCGTTTCGCCCGAGGAATGCCAGCGGGCGGCTGATCTACCGGAAAGCGAACGCGAGTTGTTTATCGACGAGGTCGTCAAGCGAAATGTCCTGCTCACGGCTGAACAGATTCTTCACCGTAGCGACGCGATCGCGGCCGCCGTGGTTGACGGCAGGGTACGCGTCGTCGGAGCCGTCTATGACATCGCGAGCGGAAAGATCGACTTTTTCGAAGATGAATCTTGGAGTCCCGAAAAAGTCTCCGGCTAA
- a CDS encoding DUF1553 domain-containing protein: protein MRRIVRLRLSLASTLMRTFACLTAIGFLTACPGSTNQAVGSDKIDYNRDVRPILADFCFACHGPDDHSRAADLRLDQSDSALEMSAVVPGNPDASELIARITTDDPDLIMPPPHTKKSISDEQKQILTHWIEQGAEFQKHWSFVAPVIETPTQQADLAWRKNEIDDYVYSALKDAGLSPMPEASPSVLFRRLHLDITGLPPSPDDRKAFENDYAAGGDEAYRQWIDRLMSRPTWGEHRARYWLDAARYGDTHGLHFDNYREMWPYRDWVIRAFNENQAFDQFVVEQLAGDLLDAPTESQLVATGFQRCNITTNEGGTIDEENMALYAADRVQTFGWVFLGLTTNCAQCHDHKFDPISMKDYYSLAAFFRNTTQRPKDGNRKDGLGPILYLPTDADRPRWDALPGEIASAVQARDQHRQQTIAKIDEWIRTVNPDHLRGKLPAERLALHAPLDEGRGNDLAITGDLNATVHVTHDLVWEEKSNRALAPVLQKDGTISLGSAGKQQFDEPFSVAAWINVPQGGGGGIIAKMDPPNAHRGWDLFRQGNSLAVHLIDAWPDNALKATSTNGVLRPGQWQHVSFTYDGSSKFGGIKLYVDGKSVALRAEKNSLQPRANLLTDVPLQIGSRFGEQSLEGLSVSQLRLYRRALAPDEVALLARLNQVADLVARHQAALTDENDSFSIQGKDRSFVESFYFDVLDEQYPTLAAKVDQLQAEKTAIEARSPITHIQREKDSPAMANMLIRGQYDQVGDAVSAAPPKALHPMGEGQPKNRLGLARWLIDPANPLTPRVTVNRFWQQVFGHGLVVTSEDFGITGASPSNQPLLDYLAVDFVENGWDVKRFYKQVFESAAYRQAARVTEQSLEKDPDNALISRGPKFRMDAEMIRDAALASADLLSPKMFGPGVKPYQPGEIWSIVGLPGSDTRNYVQDKGDGLYRRTVYSFWKRMAPPPNLEAFNAPSREFCVVRRERTNTPLQALVTLNDPQFVEAARQLAQNALAKSPDDSVAAIRHATEHVLCRTISDEELAIIEKSLQEYLTYYERHPDDAEKLIGIGESPTPGDISASKLAGWTLLCNQIMNLDEVLCK from the coding sequence ATGAGACGGATTGTACGTCTTCGATTAAGTCTTGCATCCACATTGATGCGAACGTTCGCGTGTCTCACCGCGATTGGTTTTCTAACCGCTTGCCCCGGCAGCACAAACCAAGCCGTCGGCTCCGACAAGATCGACTACAACCGCGACGTGCGTCCGATCTTGGCGGACTTCTGCTTCGCCTGCCATGGGCCGGACGACCATTCCCGCGCTGCTGACCTTCGGCTCGATCAATCAGATAGCGCGCTCGAAATGTCGGCCGTCGTGCCGGGTAATCCCGACGCCAGTGAATTGATCGCGCGGATCACGACGGATGATCCCGATTTGATCATGCCTCCGCCGCATACCAAGAAATCAATCAGTGACGAGCAGAAACAAATTCTGACCCATTGGATCGAACAGGGAGCGGAGTTTCAGAAGCACTGGTCGTTCGTTGCCCCCGTGATCGAAACGCCGACGCAGCAAGCAGACCTTGCTTGGCGAAAAAACGAAATTGATGACTACGTGTATTCGGCATTAAAAGACGCCGGACTATCACCGATGCCAGAAGCATCGCCGAGTGTCTTGTTTCGCCGATTGCACTTGGACATCACCGGCTTGCCACCCTCGCCAGATGATCGGAAGGCTTTCGAGAATGACTATGCGGCCGGCGGCGACGAAGCCTATCGTCAATGGATCGATCGTTTGATGAGCCGCCCCACTTGGGGCGAACACCGCGCGCGTTATTGGCTGGATGCGGCTCGTTATGGAGATACCCATGGTTTGCATTTCGATAACTATCGAGAGATGTGGCCGTATCGTGATTGGGTCATTCGTGCCTTCAATGAAAACCAAGCCTTCGATCAGTTTGTCGTCGAACAACTCGCCGGCGACTTGCTTGACGCCCCCACCGAGTCGCAACTGGTTGCCACGGGGTTTCAGCGTTGCAACATCACCACCAATGAAGGCGGGACAATCGATGAAGAAAACATGGCGCTCTATGCGGCCGATCGAGTGCAAACGTTTGGCTGGGTCTTCCTCGGTTTAACAACCAACTGTGCCCAATGCCATGATCACAAGTTCGATCCGATTTCGATGAAGGATTATTATTCACTCGCCGCATTCTTTCGAAACACCACCCAGCGTCCCAAAGACGGCAATCGCAAAGACGGCCTGGGGCCGATCTTGTATTTACCCACCGATGCCGATCGCCCTCGGTGGGACGCTTTACCGGGTGAGATCGCGAGCGCGGTACAAGCGAGAGACCAGCATCGTCAACAAACAATTGCCAAGATCGACGAGTGGATTCGCACCGTGAATCCGGACCACTTGCGAGGCAAGCTTCCCGCCGAACGCCTGGCGTTGCACGCACCATTAGATGAAGGTCGGGGGAATGATCTGGCGATCACAGGCGATTTGAACGCTACCGTTCATGTCACCCACGACTTGGTGTGGGAAGAGAAATCAAACCGTGCCCTCGCGCCGGTGCTTCAGAAAGATGGCACGATCTCACTCGGATCGGCAGGCAAACAACAATTTGACGAACCGTTCTCTGTGGCCGCTTGGATCAACGTCCCCCAAGGAGGCGGCGGAGGCATTATCGCCAAGATGGATCCCCCCAACGCCCATCGCGGCTGGGACCTATTTCGGCAAGGCAACTCGCTTGCCGTCCATCTGATCGACGCTTGGCCCGACAACGCGCTAAAAGCAACTTCGACCAACGGTGTCCTTCGCCCGGGACAATGGCAACACGTCTCGTTCACGTACGACGGCTCCTCCAAGTTTGGAGGCATCAAGTTGTATGTCGACGGAAAATCGGTCGCGTTGCGAGCGGAAAAGAATTCGCTTCAACCGCGGGCTAACTTACTCACCGACGTGCCACTTCAAATCGGATCTCGATTCGGCGAACAAAGCCTTGAAGGTCTGTCCGTTTCCCAGCTTCGGTTATATCGACGGGCGCTCGCCCCCGATGAAGTCGCGCTGCTCGCACGGCTGAATCAAGTTGCCGACTTGGTCGCTCGGCATCAAGCCGCACTCACCGATGAAAATGATTCGTTTTCGATTCAAGGGAAGGATCGAAGCTTCGTCGAGAGCTTCTACTTCGATGTGCTCGATGAACAGTATCCCACGCTCGCCGCCAAAGTCGATCAGCTTCAAGCCGAGAAAACGGCGATCGAAGCTCGAAGCCCGATCACGCACATTCAGCGTGAAAAGGACTCGCCCGCGATGGCGAACATGCTGATCCGTGGACAATACGATCAGGTCGGTGATGCCGTTTCCGCCGCCCCCCCCAAGGCCTTGCATCCAATGGGTGAAGGTCAGCCCAAAAATCGCTTAGGTCTCGCACGATGGTTGATCGATCCGGCAAACCCGCTGACCCCACGGGTGACCGTCAACCGGTTTTGGCAACAGGTTTTTGGGCACGGCTTAGTCGTCACCAGCGAAGACTTTGGAATCACCGGCGCCTCCCCTTCGAATCAGCCGCTGCTGGATTACTTGGCCGTCGACTTTGTCGAAAACGGCTGGGATGTCAAACGGTTTTATAAACAGGTCTTTGAAAGTGCCGCCTATCGTCAGGCCGCTAGAGTGACTGAGCAGTCGCTCGAAAAAGACCCCGATAACGCGTTGATTTCTCGAGGACCAAAATTCCGAATGGATGCCGAGATGATTCGCGATGCCGCTTTGGCCAGCGCCGATCTGCTTTCGCCGAAAATGTTCGGCCCCGGTGTTAAACCTTACCAACCCGGTGAGATTTGGAGCATTGTCGGACTGCCGGGAAGCGATACACGCAACTATGTTCAGGACAAGGGCGACGGCCTTTACCGCCGGACGGTTTACAGCTTTTGGAAACGCATGGCGCCGCCCCCCAATCTCGAAGCTTTTAACGCACCGAGTCGTGAGTTCTGTGTCGTTCGTCGAGAGCGGACCAATACGCCGCTGCAAGCTCTGGTGACTTTGAATGACCCACAGTTTGTCGAGGCGGCTCGTCAACTGGCGCAAAACGCACTGGCAAAATCGCCCGATGATTCTGTCGCCGCAATTCGGCACGCGACCGAACATGTCCTTTGCCGCACCATTTCCGATGAAGAACTGGCGATCATCGAAAAGAGCTTGCAAGAATACCTGACCTATTATGAACGGCATCCCGACGACGCCGAAAAGTTGATCGGGATCGGCGAAAGCCCCACACCCGGCGATATCTCAGCGAGCAAGCTTGCCGGCTGGACATTACTTTGCAACCAGATCATGAATCTGGATGAAGTGCTCTGTAAGTAG
- a CDS encoding CHAT domain-containing protein, which produces MKARKANQSQRASYPITRTTWGGALLAILFLICVPTTVVGQGAGLGPSLGLEPTGVSYPSPQYYMALEVYRSGDLEAALDAFDIAIGRTRRDINGHWIDAIPVYAMMGEAQYQLGDLEAAMQSLDMALKIAIRYRSQRWLARPVWTEVLQGQAVQTPKQYLWPEAKAVSIAPLARSVKYYSGEQLTEQSFQTPGPIEELNIKTIDMVEVMRGLALASYRRRIILGPLSENDPLATEVIESTKYPRGLQVPIARNLIGCMRAAERFGAMQDDRAIEDAAKVSGEMGRVHSLAPVVGLAAASAIAGTDKPEAAVPICLQVANQAAALGYFELVGEALQLAAGCANQQNAAVVQQASQVAAASLLRKSRFATLQILLAAADAAVTAGDVQTATARLGEAKTIAVRRDVAQPRLDAYGAYIAARIAARTGILTDGNATVRPWEEPVQQMINFATNSRLKRRNLISMPRLYQLQRVRLALGGNMDMQSLDLLLQLYSDAPTIDTWRRDPVNAIAGHIANPEALRLARLRTVASRESALDVLLRMEDLLTGRLDSQLALGGRVHQVRTLARMPDDLVEKDVVAFRNTAPKSIRDLRAATKAIADGNAGDPSLLNAKLEAAEADAWEIALDRYVTPRVVPRRLDQKKPIESLPADVAMLVFYQDNAVYHAVLCTKQKASYWSIKGGSRLGAEIAKVTRAIGASQARGSRLPEDESWRKDAVNLRDRLISTSAAPLLEDRLNGIKRLVVIPDGLLWYLPFEILPVDDSESPLLGDAIEIRYAASPALAIYPTAAPPVKGEVALAAGKIFAPREMETNEQMILSIAESAAAGVVRLPQDAAVPTSRSGLLGSHLIVADTTVPNPKAVLQTPLASFESAMPYGMLGDWLRTAAPTPSSVFLSGFRSHLETPQQVSGNELALTLMSLQYAGVQDVTISRWAVGGNSTATLLREYAQELGFMPPSEALARAKDVLRRTELAPSAEPTLSKGDLDRSTLTGGQPFFWAGYLHASPIKDGN; this is translated from the coding sequence ATGAAGGCGCGAAAAGCGAATCAGTCCCAAAGGGCGTCTTACCCGATCACGCGAACGACTTGGGGTGGGGCATTGCTGGCGATCCTGTTTTTAATCTGCGTTCCAACGACTGTCGTCGGCCAGGGGGCAGGGCTTGGCCCCAGTTTAGGACTCGAGCCGACGGGAGTTTCCTATCCTTCGCCGCAGTATTACATGGCACTAGAGGTCTACCGCAGCGGTGACTTAGAAGCTGCGCTCGATGCCTTCGACATTGCGATCGGACGTACCCGCCGGGATATCAACGGGCATTGGATCGACGCGATACCGGTTTATGCGATGATGGGCGAGGCGCAGTATCAGCTCGGTGATCTTGAAGCGGCAATGCAAAGCTTAGACATGGCGTTGAAGATCGCGATCCGCTATCGCAGCCAACGCTGGTTGGCTCGACCTGTTTGGACGGAGGTATTGCAAGGCCAAGCGGTGCAGACGCCGAAACAGTACCTCTGGCCCGAAGCAAAGGCCGTTAGCATTGCGCCGCTTGCCAGGTCGGTGAAGTATTACTCGGGCGAACAATTGACCGAGCAAAGTTTCCAAACACCCGGTCCGATCGAAGAGCTGAATATCAAGACCATCGACATGGTCGAAGTGATGCGTGGTCTGGCGCTCGCGTCTTATCGCCGGCGCATCATCTTGGGACCGCTCTCGGAAAACGATCCGTTGGCGACCGAGGTGATCGAGAGCACCAAGTATCCCCGTGGGTTGCAGGTGCCGATCGCACGCAACCTGATCGGTTGCATGCGGGCGGCGGAGCGTTTTGGGGCGATGCAAGATGACCGAGCAATCGAAGATGCCGCTAAAGTCAGCGGTGAAATGGGGCGAGTTCACTCGCTCGCACCGGTCGTCGGATTGGCAGCCGCGTCGGCAATCGCCGGAACGGACAAACCCGAAGCCGCGGTACCGATTTGTTTGCAAGTGGCCAACCAAGCGGCCGCGCTGGGGTACTTCGAGCTCGTCGGCGAGGCCCTGCAATTGGCCGCCGGTTGTGCGAACCAACAGAACGCCGCCGTCGTTCAACAGGCGTCGCAAGTCGCGGCGGCGAGTTTGTTGCGCAAGTCGCGTTTCGCAACATTGCAAATCTTACTTGCCGCGGCTGACGCTGCCGTTACCGCCGGTGACGTTCAAACCGCGACCGCTCGGTTGGGCGAAGCAAAGACGATCGCCGTCCGCCGGGATGTCGCTCAGCCGCGTCTAGATGCCTACGGCGCCTACATCGCAGCCAGGATTGCCGCCCGAACCGGAATTTTGACCGATGGCAACGCGACCGTTCGTCCGTGGGAAGAACCGGTTCAGCAAATGATTAACTTTGCCACCAACAGCCGATTGAAACGTCGGAACCTAATCAGCATGCCGCGGCTCTATCAACTCCAACGTGTCCGTTTGGCACTCGGCGGCAACATGGACATGCAGTCGCTCGATCTACTGCTGCAGTTATATTCCGATGCGCCAACAATCGATACTTGGCGACGAGATCCGGTCAATGCGATCGCCGGACACATCGCAAATCCAGAGGCGTTGCGTCTTGCCAGACTGCGTACTGTCGCTTCGCGTGAAAGTGCGTTAGATGTCTTACTGCGAATGGAGGACCTGTTGACCGGACGTTTGGATAGTCAGCTTGCACTCGGCGGGCGTGTGCATCAAGTTCGGACTTTGGCTCGGATGCCCGATGATCTGGTCGAAAAAGACGTCGTCGCCTTTCGCAATACTGCGCCAAAATCCATTCGTGACCTGCGGGCGGCGACAAAAGCAATTGCCGATGGAAACGCCGGTGACCCGTCGCTGTTAAACGCAAAGCTGGAAGCCGCCGAAGCCGATGCATGGGAGATCGCACTCGACCGCTATGTGACGCCCCGCGTTGTCCCTCGTCGCCTGGACCAAAAGAAGCCGATCGAATCGCTGCCGGCTGATGTCGCGATGTTGGTGTTCTACCAAGACAACGCTGTCTACCATGCGGTCCTTTGCACGAAACAAAAAGCGAGTTATTGGTCCATCAAAGGTGGCTCACGACTGGGGGCCGAAATCGCCAAGGTAACTCGGGCGATCGGAGCGTCACAGGCTCGCGGGTCACGTCTTCCCGAAGATGAGAGTTGGCGAAAGGACGCGGTCAACTTGCGTGATCGACTGATTTCCACCAGTGCCGCACCGCTGCTAGAAGACCGGCTCAATGGGATCAAGCGATTGGTGGTGATCCCTGATGGCCTGTTGTGGTACCTGCCGTTTGAGATCCTTCCGGTTGACGATTCGGAGTCGCCGCTATTAGGCGACGCCATCGAAATTCGCTATGCGGCTTCGCCGGCGCTCGCGATCTACCCGACCGCCGCGCCTCCGGTGAAGGGCGAGGTCGCACTAGCGGCTGGCAAAATTTTCGCGCCGCGCGAAATGGAAACCAACGAACAGATGATCCTGTCCATTGCCGAGTCGGCAGCGGCCGGTGTTGTTCGGCTGCCTCAAGACGCCGCCGTGCCGACCAGTCGTAGCGGGTTGTTGGGGTCCCATTTGATCGTGGCCGACACGACCGTTCCGAATCCTAAGGCGGTGCTACAAACTCCGCTTGCCAGTTTCGAATCGGCGATGCCTTATGGAATGCTAGGGGACTGGTTGCGTACCGCTGCCCCGACACCGTCTAGCGTCTTCCTCTCCGGGTTCCGTTCGCACTTGGAGACACCGCAGCAAGTCTCTGGGAACGAATTGGCACTTACTCTGATGTCGCTTCAATACGCCGGCGTGCAAGATGTCACAATCAGTCGCTGGGCTGTCGGAGGAAATTCGACCGCCACATTGCTTCGCGAATATGCTCAAGAATTGGGGTTCATGCCACCATCTGAAGCACTGGCGAGAGCGAAGGATGTGCTTCGTCGAACGGAACTCGCACCATCGGCCGAGCCGACGCTTTCCAAAGGCGACTTAGACCGCAGCACGTTGACCGGTGGTCAGCCATTTTTCTGGGCAGGCTACCTTCACGCATCGCCGATTAAGGACGGCAACTAA